In Dama dama isolate Ldn47 chromosome 20, ASM3311817v1, whole genome shotgun sequence, a single window of DNA contains:
- the GADD45A gene encoding growth arrest and DNA damage-inducible protein GADD45 alpha: protein MTLEEFSAGEQKTERMDKVGDALEEVLSKALSQRTITVGVYEAAKLLNVDPDNVVLCLLAADEDDDRDVALQIHFTLIQAFCCENDIDILRVSNPGRLAELLLLETDAGPAASEGAEQPPDLHCVLVTNPHSSQWKDPALSQLICFCRESRYMDQWVPVINLPER from the exons ATGACTTTGGAGGAATTCTCGGCTGGAGAGCAGAAGACCGAAAG GATGGATAAGGTGGGGGATGCCCTCGAGGAAGTGCTCAGCAAAGCCCTGAGTCAGCGCACCATCACCGTCGGGGTGTACGAGGCGGCCAAGCTGCTCAACGT CGACCCGGATAACGTGGTGCTGTGCCTGTTGGCGGCGGACGAGGACGACGACAGGGACGTGGCTCTGCAGATCCACTTCACCCTGATCCAGGCTTTTTGCTGCGAGAACGATATCGACATCCTGCGTGTCAGCAACCCGGGCCGGCTGGCCGAACTCTTGCTCCTGGAGACCGATGCGGGCCCCGCGGCCAGCGAGGGCGCAGAGCAGCCCCCggacctgcactgcgtgctggtGACG AATCCACATTCATCACAGTGGAAGGATCCTGCGTTAAGTCAACTTATTTGTTTCTGCCGGGAAAGTCGCTACATGGATCAGTGGGTTCCAGTGATTAATCTCCCTGAACGGTGA